In one Lolium rigidum isolate FL_2022 chromosome 3, APGP_CSIRO_Lrig_0.1, whole genome shotgun sequence genomic region, the following are encoded:
- the LOC124695459 gene encoding cell division control protein 48 homolog D-like, with amino-acid sequence MASTASSKKAANRLVVEESSMDDNSVCNLHPATMDRLSIFRGDIVLLKGKRRRTTVCMVHPDDTCEEHKLKINKVARSNLRVRIADVVSVHLCPDVKYGKRVHILPIDDTIEGITGNLFEAYLKPYFVDAYRPVHKGDLFVVRGGMRSVEFKVIEIDPAVDYCIVAADTEIFSDGEPVKREDEERLDDIGYDDVGGMRKQMNQIRELVELPLRHPQIFKSLGVKPPKGILLYGPPGSGKTLIARAVANETGAFFFCINGPEIMSKMAGESESNLRKAFEEAEKNAPSIIFIDEIDSIAPKREKTHGEVERRIVSQLLTLMDGMKARAHVIVMGATNRPNSIDPALRRFGRFDREIDIGVPDEVGRLEVLRIHTKNMKLSEDVNLEVVAKDTHGYVGADLAALCTEAALQCIREKMDVIDLEDDTIDAEILNSMAVTNDHLKTALVGTNPSALRETVVEVPNVSWSDVGGLDGVKRELQETVQYPVEHPEKFEKFGMSPSKGVLFYGPPGCGKTLLAKAIANECQANFISIKGPELLTMWFGESEANVREIFDKARQSAPCVLFFDELDSIAMQRGGSVGDAGGAADRVLNQLLTEMDGMNAKKTVFIIGATNRPDIIDSALLRPGRLDQLIYIPLPDEASRHQIFKACLRNSPVAKDVDLGALARFTTGFSGADITEICQRACKYAIREDIEKDIEKQKSGMEVDGGQEDEVAEIKTAHFEESMKYARRSVSDGDIRKYQSFAQTLQQSRGFGTEFRFPAQPQASVNAFDTAVAPDEDDLYN; translated from the coding sequence ATGGCGAGCACGGCGTCTTCGAAGAAGGCGGCGAACCGGCTGGTGGTGGAGGAGTCCAGCATGGACGACAACTCCGTCTGCAATCTCCACCCGGCAACCATGGACCGCCTCTCCATATTCCGCGGCGACATCGTGCTGCTCAAGGGCAAGCGCCGCCGCACCACCGTCTGCATGGTTCACCCCGATGACACCTGCGAGGAGCACAAGCTCAAGATCAACAAGGTCGCCCGCTCCAACCTCAGGGTGCGCATCGCCGACGTCGTGTCCGTGCACCTTTGCCCCGACGTCAAGTACGGCAAGCGCGTGCACATCCTCCCCATCGACGACACCATCGAGGGTATCACGGGCAACCTATTCGAGGCCTACCTCAAGCCCTACTTTGTGGACGCCTACCGCCCGGTGCACAAGGGCGACCTCTTCGTCGTACGTGGCGGTATGCGGAGCGTCGAGTTCAAGGTCATAGAGATCGACCCTGCGGTTGACTACTGCATTGTGGCGGCAGACACGGAGATCTTCTCCGACGGCGAGCCGGTCAAGAGGGAGGACGAGGAGAGGCTCGACGACATCGGCTATGATGACGTAGGCGGCATGCGCAAGCAGATGAATCAGATCAGGGAGCTGGTCGAGCTGCCGCTCAGGCATCCGCAGATTTTCAAGTCTCTCGGCGTGAAGCCTCCCAAGGGCATCCTATTGTACGGCCCTCCCGGCTCCGGCAAGACGTTGATCGCTCGTGCGGTGGCAAACGAGACGGGGGCCTTCTTCTTCTGCATCAATggccccgagatcatgtccaagaTGGCTGGCGAGAGCGAGAGCAACTTGAGGAAGGCATTTGAGGAGGCCGAGAAGAACGCTCCGTCCATCATCTTCATCGACGAGATCGACTCCATTGCTCCAAAGAGGGAGAAGACACACGGCGAGGTGGAGAGGCGCATCGTGTCCCAGCTGCTGACGCTCATGGACGGGATGAAGGCACGAGCACACGTCATCGTAATGGGCGCCACGAATCGTCCCAACAGCATCGATCCTGCTCTCAGGCGTTTCGGGAGGTTCGACCGCGAGATCGACATTGGAGTGCCGGACGAGGTTGGGCGCCTTGAGGTCCTACGCATCCACACCAAAAATATGAAGCTCTCGGAGGACGTCAACCTAGAAGTGGTGGCCAAGGACACGCACGGCTATGTTGGTGCCGACTTGGCCGCGCTCTGCACCGAGGCGGCCCTACAATGCATCAGGGAGAAGATGGATGTGATCGACCTCGAGGACGACACAATCGATGCTGAGATCTTGAACTCCATGGCCGTCAccaacgaccacctcaaaacggcTCTCGTTGGCACCAATCCTTCGGCGCTTCGTGAGACCGTCGTGGAGGTGCCCAACGTCAGCTGGTCCGACGTCGGCGGTCTCGACGGTGTCAAGAGGGAGCTGCAGGAAACCGTCCAGTACCCCGTGGAGCACCCCGAGAAGTTTGAGAAGTTCGGCATGTCGCCTTCCAAGGGCGTCCTCTTCTACGGACCACCAGGCTGCGGCAAGACGTTGCTAGCCAAGGCGATTGCCAACGAGTGTCAGGCCAATTTCATCAGTATCAAGGGGCCCGAGCTGCTCACCATGTGGTTCGGCGAGAGTGAGGCCAACGTCCGTGAGATATTCGACAAGGCGAGGCAGTCGGCGCCGTGCGTGCTCTTCTTCGACGAGCTCGACTCGATCGCGATGCAGCGCGGCGGCAGCGTTGGAGACGCCGGCGGTGCGGCGGACAGGGTCCTGAACCAGCTACTGACCGAGATGGACGGTATGAACGCCAAGAAGACGGTGTTCATCATCGGCGCCACCAACAGGCCGGACATCATCGACTCGGCGCTGCTCCGTCCCGGACGTCTTGACCAGCTCATCTACATCCCCTTGCCAGACGAGGCCTCGCGACACCAGATCTTCAAGGCTTGCCTCAGGAATTCTCCCGTGGCCAAGGACGTCGACCTCGGCGCGCTCGCGAGGTTCACGACAGGTTTCAGTGGCGCCGACATCACCGAGATTTGCCAGAGGGCGTGCAAGTATGCCATTAGGGAAGACATTGAGAAGGATATCGAGAAGCAGAAGTCGGGCATGGAGGTGGATGGTGGGCaggaagatgaagtggctgagatCAAGACGGCTCACTTCGAGGAGTCGATGAAGTATGCGAGGAGGAGTGTGAGCGACGGCGACATCCGGAAGTACCAGTCGTTCGCTCAGACGCTGCAGCAGTCCAGGGGCTTTGGCACCGAGTTCCGCTTCCCGGCGCAGCCACAAGCTTCTGTCAACGCCTTCGACACTGCCGTGGCACCTGATGAGGATGATCTGTACAACTGA
- the LOC124694609 gene encoding subtilisin-like protease SBT1.2, which yields MGLLRILLFLPLLLFPVPGAAASQEALQQSYIVQLHPRESTGGDATATLASTKNDHWHLSFLDKSVLHSSSSGEHQLPSSRLLYSYHTVFDGFAALLTAGEAAALRALPGVASVREDRRVELHTTYSYRFLGLSVCPTGAWARAGYGRGAIIGVLDTGVWPESPSFDDRGMPPVPDRWRGACEAGERFNATTCNRKLVGARFYSKGHRANYPTDPSEAAASVPEYASPRDAHGHGTHTASTAAGAAVAGASVLGAGAGEARGVAPGAHVAAYKVCWFNGCYSSDILAGMDDAVRDGVDVLSLSLGGFPIPLFEDSIAIGSFRATARGVSVVCAAGNNGPEPSSVANEAPWVLTVGAATLDRRFPAYVRLGNGRVLYGESMYPGKVDLKNGGKELELVYAAGGSREAMYCMKGALSAADVAGKMVVCDRGITGRADKGEAVREAGGAAMVLANSEINRQEDSVDVHVLPATLVGYQEAVELKNYISSTPRPVARIAFGGTRIGRARAPAVALFSARGPSMTNPSVLKPDVIAPGVNIIAAWPGSVGPSGLETDERRSNFTVLSGTSMACPHVSGIAALVRSAHPSWSPAMVRSAIMTTADVTDRQGKPITDGDGGRADAFAMGAGHVNPALAVDPGLVYDIEPADYVTHLCTMGYTQREVFKITHSAVNCSELLQGKGGFTLNYPSIAVAFKGNGSESSTVVLRRTVTNVGAPNSTYTARVAGPAGVNVTVEPTTLAFTKFGEKKSFQVWVDASAAGKKDSADGNLVWKQQSGGQGRRRTVRSPIAVTWPVE from the coding sequence ATGGGTTTGCTCcgcatcctcctcttcctgcccCTGTTGTTGTTTCCAGTCCCTGGCGCTGCTGCGAGCCAGGAGGCTCTGCAGCAGAGCTACATTGTGCAGCTGCACCCGCGCGAATCCACCGGCGGCGACGCAACGGCCACGCTCGCCTCCACCAAGAACGACCACTGgcacctctccttcctcgacaaaTCAGTACTGCATTCTTCTTCTTCCGGGGAGCATCAGCTGCCGTCGTCGCGCCTGCTGTACTCTTACCACACCGTCTTCGACGGCTTCGCGGCGCTGCTCAcggccggcgaggcggcggcgctgcgtgcGCTGCCGGGCGTCGCGTCGGTGCGCGAGGACCGCCGCGTCGAGCTGCACACCACGTACTCGTACCGGTTCCTGGGGCTCAGCGTGTGCCCGACGGGCGCGTGGGCGCGCGCGGGGTACGGCCGCGGCGCCATCATCGGGGTGCTTGACACCGGCGTGTGGCCGGAGAGCCCCAGCTTCGACGACCGCGGGATGCCGCCGGTGCCGGACCGGTGGCGGGGCGCGTGCGAGGCCGGGGAGCGGTTCAACGCGACGACCTGCAACCGGAAGCTCGTCGGCGCGCGGTTCTACTCCAAGGGCCACCGCGCCAACTACCCGACGGACCCGTCGGAAGCCGCTGCGTCGGTGCCGGAGTACGCGTCGCCGAGGGACGCGCACGGGCACGGCACGCACACGGCGTCCACGGCCGCGGGGGCTGCCGTGGCCGGGGCAAGCGTCCTCGGCGCCGGGGCCGGCGAGGCGCGCGGCGTGGCCCCCGGCGCGCACGTGGCCGCGTACAAGGTGTGCTGGTTCAACGGCTGCTACAGCTCCGACATCCTCGCCGGGATGGACGACGCGGTGCGCGATGGCGTCGACGTGCTGTCCCTCTCCCTCGGCGGCTTCCCCATCCCGCTCTTCGAGGACAGCATCGCCATCGGCAGCTTCCGCGCCACCGCGCGCGGCGTGTCCGTCGTGTGTGCTGCCGGCAACAACGGGCCGGAGCCCAGCTCCGTGGCCAACGAGGCGCCCTGGGTGCTCACTGTCGGCGCCGCCACTCTGGACCGGCGCTTCCCGGCTTATGTTCGGCTCGGCAACGGCCGGGTCCTGTACGGCGAGTCCATGTACCCGGGAAAAGTTGAtttgaaaaatggcgggaaggagCTGGAGCTGGTGTACGCCGCTGGTGGGTCTCGTGAAGCCATGTACTGCATGAAAGGGGCCCTGTCTGCAGCAGACGTCGCAGGAAAGATGGTCGTGTGCGACCGTGGTATCACTGGCCGGGCCGACAAAGGCGAAGCGGTGAGAGAAGCAGGCGGCGCAGCCATGGTGCTCGCGAACTCCGAGATCAACCGGCAGGAGGACTCCGTGGACGTGCACGTCCTCCCGGCCACGCTCGTCGGCTACCAGGAGGCGGTGGAGCTCAAGAACTACATCAGCTCGACGCCACGGCCGGTGGCGAGGATCGCGTTCGGCGGCACGCGGATCGGGCGGGCGCGCGCGCCAGCGGTGGCGCTGTTCTCGGCGCGGGGGCCGAGCATGACGAACCCGTCGGTGCTGAAGCCCGACGTGATCGCGCCGGGGGTGAACATCATCGCGGCGTGGCCGGGCAGCGTGGGCCCGTCGGGGCTGGAGACCGACGAGCGGCGGTCCAACTTCACGGTGCTGTCGGGGACGTCGATGGCGTGCCCGCACGTGAGCGGCATAGCGGCGCTCGTCCGGTCGGCGCACCCGTCGTGGAGCCCGGCGATGGTGCGGTCGGCGATCATGACAACGGCCGACGTGACGGACAGGCAGGGGAAGCCGATcaccgacggcgacggcgggcgcgccGACGCGTTCGCCATGGGCGCCGGGCACGTGAACCCGGCGCTCGCCGTCGACCCGGGCCTGGTGTACGACATCGAGCCGGCGGACTACGTGACTCACCTGTGCACCATGGGGTACACGCAGCGGGAGGTGTTCAAGATCACGCACAGCGCCGTCAACTGCAGCGAGCTGCTGCAGGGGAAGGGGGGGTTCACGCTCAACTACCCGTCGATAGCGGTGGCGTTCAAGGGGAACGGCAGCGAGTCGTCGACGGTGGTGCTGCGGAGGACGGTCACCAACGTCGGCGCGCCCAACTCGACGTACACCGCGCGGGTCGCTGGGCCGGCCGGGGTGAACGTCACGGTCGAGCCCACGACTTTGGCGTTCACGAAATTCGGCGAGAAGAAGAGCTTCCAGGTGTGGGTGGACGCGTCGGCGGCGGGGAAGAAGGACAGCGCCGACGGGAACTTGGTGTGGAAGCAGCAGAGCGGAGGGCAAGGGAGGCGGCGCACGGTGAGGAGCCCCATTGCCGTGACGTGGCCCGTTGAATAG